From Deltaproteobacteria bacterium, a single genomic window includes:
- the galT gene encoding galactose-1-phosphate uridylyltransferase translates to MPELRKDPIIDRWVIISTERGKRPHDFVVEPEVTKGGFCPFCPGNEHVTPPEIMAYRAPGTAPNTAGWRLRVVSNKFPALVTEGELDKRGEGLYDLMNGIGAHEVIIETPDHDATLSTIPVDQFVEVLHAYRDRIVDLGNDPRFRYVLIFKNKGRSAGASLEHSHSQLIGLPIIPELVQEEIDGAKRHYQMKERCVYCDIIRQEMNQKVRVVLENHQFLAICPFAPRSPFEMWLLPKAHHSSYVDMEDSSFWLLGELFSQILRRLDAALKGVPYNFILHTAPLRQRNLEHYHWHFEIMPKLTLMAGFEWGSGFYINPTPPEDAARYLREVEI, encoded by the coding sequence ATGCCGGAGTTACGAAAAGACCCGATCATTGATCGCTGGGTTATTATTTCCACTGAGCGGGGCAAGCGTCCGCATGATTTTGTCGTCGAGCCTGAGGTTACCAAGGGCGGCTTCTGCCCTTTCTGTCCTGGCAATGAGCATGTCACTCCACCCGAAATCATGGCTTATCGTGCCCCGGGCACTGCTCCTAACACTGCGGGTTGGCGATTGCGAGTGGTGTCAAATAAATTCCCTGCGCTGGTTACTGAAGGTGAACTGGACAAACGCGGGGAGGGGTTGTATGACCTGATGAACGGGATCGGTGCCCATGAGGTGATTATTGAAACTCCGGATCATGACGCTACTCTCTCGACGATTCCGGTTGACCAATTCGTCGAGGTACTGCACGCCTATCGGGATCGGATTGTGGATTTGGGTAATGACCCCCGATTCCGCTATGTCCTCATCTTTAAGAATAAAGGCCGCAGTGCCGGCGCGTCATTGGAACACAGTCATAGCCAACTCATTGGCCTGCCCATTATCCCGGAATTGGTCCAGGAAGAAATCGATGGCGCCAAAAGACATTATCAGATGAAAGAAAGATGCGTATATTGTGATATCATCCGCCAGGAGATGAATCAGAAAGTTCGGGTCGTCCTAGAAAATCACCAATTCTTGGCCATCTGCCCCTTTGCGCCGCGATCCCCTTTTGAGATGTGGCTCCTGCCCAAAGCCCATCATTCTTCCTATGTGGACATGGAGGACAGTTCCTTCTGGCTGCTAGGCGAGTTATTTTCTCAGATTTTAAGGCGGTTGGACGCGGCTTTAAAAGGCGTCCCCTACAATTTTATTCTTCATACCGCCCCCCTGCGGCAGCGTAATCTGGAGCATTATCATTGGCATTTTGAGATTATGCCCAAACTAACCCTGATGGCCGGTTTTGAATGGGGTTCCGGTTTTTATATTAATCCTACTCCCCCCGAAGACGCGGCCCGTTATTTACGGGAGGTGGAAATTTGA
- the glgA gene encoding glycogen synthase GlgA produces MQIMIVAPEAKPFARNGGLAEVIHGLAWALVRQGHQVSVVTPYYRQTQDGGWPIAFSGKTLNIPLSIKTLTAEIYHIQVHPKLQIFFVGQDCLFNREGIYGTPYGDYEDNAERFIFLSRAVPEMIEALELDIDVCHCHEWHTGLIPAYLRNLYRDRSHLSSIATLYTVHNVGWQGIFPHYDLPLTGFGWEFFNSKTMEFYGKINLMKTGLVFADLINTVSETYRREILTPEYGAGLEGVFQERAQDLYGVLNGVDYETWDPSLDKLIASPFSRENLSGKKTCKTALAKYFGIELAEHQPMIGMTTRLTERKGIELVRDIMEELVNLNVAFVIQATGEERYQYFFTEFQQRNPHQVGVRIGYSEDLAHQIIAGSDMFLMPSRYEPCGLDQLYCLRYGTIPVVRATGGLDETIQDYDLPSGEGTGFKFQNYTAADLLVAIQRALSVYQDQSAWQKLIQQAMAQDFSWDKSVQKYLELYQKAMEKRSLYH; encoded by the coding sequence ATGCAAATAATGATCGTTGCTCCCGAAGCCAAACCTTTTGCTCGAAACGGAGGTCTGGCTGAGGTAATCCATGGTCTTGCCTGGGCGCTGGTCCGACAGGGCCACCAAGTGTCCGTAGTAACCCCTTATTATCGCCAGACTCAGGATGGCGGCTGGCCGATAGCTTTTTCCGGCAAGACCTTAAATATCCCCCTGTCGATCAAAACCTTAACCGCCGAGATCTACCATATCCAGGTTCATCCTAAACTGCAAATCTTTTTCGTCGGCCAGGACTGTCTGTTTAACCGGGAAGGCATTTATGGCACCCCTTATGGAGATTACGAGGATAATGCTGAACGGTTTATCTTCTTAAGCCGGGCGGTACCCGAAATGATTGAAGCCCTGGAGCTGGACATTGATGTTTGTCACTGCCATGAATGGCATACGGGCCTCATTCCAGCCTATCTCCGGAACCTTTACCGTGATCGTTCTCACCTGTCCTCTATTGCTACCTTATATACGGTTCATAACGTGGGCTGGCAAGGGATTTTCCCCCATTATGACCTGCCTCTCACCGGTTTCGGTTGGGAGTTCTTTAACAGCAAAACCATGGAGTTTTATGGTAAAATAAATTTAATGAAGACCGGGCTGGTATTTGCCGATCTGATCAATACGGTGAGCGAGACCTACCGCCGTGAGATTTTAACCCCAGAGTACGGGGCCGGCCTGGAAGGGGTTTTCCAGGAACGGGCTCAGGATCTTTATGGAGTGCTGAATGGCGTCGATTATGAGACCTGGGATCCCTCCCTGGATAAACTTATCGCCTCGCCTTTTAGCCGGGAAAACCTATCGGGGAAAAAGACCTGTAAGACTGCCCTGGCCAAATATTTTGGGATCGAGCTTGCCGAGCATCAGCCCATGATCGGCATGACTACGAGACTTACGGAGCGTAAAGGCATCGAGTTGGTCCGCGATATCATGGAAGAGTTAGTCAATCTAAACGTGGCCTTTGTTATTCAAGCCACCGGGGAAGAACGCTACCAATATTTTTTCACTGAATTCCAGCAGCGTAATCCGCACCAGGTGGGGGTCAGAATCGGCTATTCGGAGGATCTCGCCCACCAGATCATTGCCGGCTCGGATATGTTTCTCATGCCTTCGCGCTATGAACCCTGCGGCCTTGATCAACTCTATTGCCTGCGTTACGGCACCATCCCGGTGGTCCGGGCCACGGGAGGATTGGACGAAACCATCCAGGATTATGACCTTCCGAGCGGAGAGGGAACCGGCTTCAAATTTCAAAATTATACGGCAGCCGATCTGTTGGTTGCCATCCAGCGGGCCCTGTCGGTTTATCAGGATCAAAGCGCCTGGCAGAAACTGATTCAGCAGGCCATGGCACAGGATTTTTCCTGGGATAAATCGGTCCAGAAATATCTGGAGCTTTACCAGAAGGCTATGGAGAAAAGATCACTTTATCATTAG
- a CDS encoding DUF2905 domain-containing protein, whose product MGDLGRGLIFMGLVLLIIGLVIMLAPKIPWLGRLPGDITIKRGRFTLYFPLVTCLIISVLLSILFAIFRR is encoded by the coding sequence ATGGGAGACTTGGGCCGAGGCTTGATTTTTATGGGTCTGGTCCTGCTGATCATCGGCCTGGTAATCATGCTGGCCCCCAAAATTCCCTGGTTGGGGAGGTTGCCAGGCGATATTACGATTAAGCGTGGCCGCTTTACCCTTTATTTCCCTCTAGTCACCTGCCTGATCATTAGTGTGCTGTTATCGATCCTGTTTGCGATCTTTCGCCGCTAA